The genomic interval GATGCGCATGATGCGTGTGTCATCCCGGTGGTCGGAGTGGGCGGGCGGCGGGGAGGGACGTGCGAAGGGGAGACCGGACGAGGGGGCGGGCGCGCCGCCGTCCCGCCCGGTCCGTCCCTCAGGTCCCGGCCGGGAGCAGCCCCTCGACGGCCGTGGCCGCCGCGGCCGGGCCGCCGGCCTCCCGGATCCGCTCCCCCATCGCGCGCAGCCGGTCGTGGACGCCGGGGTCGGCCAGCACGCGGCGCGCGGTGTCCCGCAGGGTCCCGGCCGTCACCTCGGAGGTCAGCAGCATCGCGCCGAGCCCGAGTTCGGTGATCCGGCGCGCCGTGGCCCGCGGCTCGGGCATCACGGGCACCGCCACCACCGGGACGCCGTGCGAGAAGGCGTCCATGGCCGTGCTCATCCCGCCGTGGTTCACCACGAGGGAGGCGTGCGGCAGCACGTCGCCGTGCGGGACGAAGTCGTGCACCTGGACGTTGCCGGGCACCGGGCCGAGCTGCTCGGGGGTGAGGCCGCCGCCGAGCACCAGGACGATGTTCCACGGCTCGTCGCGGAACGCCTCGACGCAGGTGCGGAAGAACTCCGGCCGCTCGTTGTAGAGCGTGCCCAGGCTCACCATGACCAGCGGCTTGCCGTCGAGCGGCGGCTCCCAGGTGCCGTGGAAGGCGGCCTTGGGCGAGCACGGGCCGACGAAGTGGTGCCGGTCGTCGAAGGTGTCGCCCGCGTACTGGAAGGAGCGCGGCATGTAGAGCAGGGCGGGCCCGCCGTGGAGCACCTCGGTGAAGGCGGCGAGGTCACCCTTGGCGCCCTCCTCCTCCAGCAGCCGCCCGATCCGCGCCAGCAGCTCGTGCAGTTCGGGGTCGTCCGGCGGCTCGGCCGAGTCGACGGGCGGATGCAGCGACCAGTGCTCGTTCGCCGCGTAGGTCGGCGTGCTGCGGATGACGGGGATGTCCCAGCGGTCGGCGAGCAGCCGGCCCGTCCACAGCGAGGACGGGTCGTTGACGATCACGTCGGGGCGGTCCGCGGCGAAGTGCGGCTCCAGCAGCGGCAGCGTCGCGCGGGTCATGTCCAGCAGCCACTCCAGCACCCGGAGGAACTCACCCTCGTCCGTATAGGCGTCGGCGTCCTGCCGGGGCACCATCTGCGCGAGGAACCGCTCCTTGTCCAGCGGGTACGTGACGACGTCGGCTCCCACCCGCACGGCGCGGTCCGCGATCCCCTCGGGCAGGGCGTAGGTCACCCGGTGCCCGCGGGCGACCAGCTCCTCGGCCACGCCCAGCGTCGGATTCACATGCCCGGCGACAGGCAGGATGAAGAATGCGATATGAGCCATGCGAAACCCTTCATAGGGTGCGGTCCACGTGAATGACGCCCAGGCGGGGTCGGAGGGGCGCACGCTAAGCGGCGGCCCGGGAATAGGGCAAGCGTGAGATGACATAGTTCCCGGCCGCCGCGCAAATCCCGTACGACCTGCTCGTAATCCATTCCCGCGGGCTCCGGCACGGCCCTCGCCGTGAGATGACACAGTCCCTTCCGGATTCATGGATCACGCGAATGCCCCGGGAGAGAATCCCGAATTGTTGCTGTGAATGGCGCCCGGGAGAGGGCACTTGCCGGAGGCGTCCCCCCTTTTCGTCGGCGCCCCGGGGAACAGGGAGGTCCGGTGACCGACAACAACACCGACAGCACCGACAACACCGCAAAGGACCCGCTCGTCGTGGTGGGCGCCGGCGTCATGGGCACGGCCATCGCCGCGCTCGCCGTCGGCCACGGCCACCCGGTCGGACTGATCGACCACTCCCCCGAGGCGTGCGCCACCGCCCCCGAGCGGATCGCACTGCACCTGCGCACGGCCCGGATGATGGGCGCGCTGCCCGCGGGCGGCCGGCTCGGCGAGCTGACCACCGCGGAGACGCCGGACGCCGCCGCCGGGGCGGCCGCCGTGATCGAGGCGGTCACCGAGGACCCCGAGGAGAAGGCCGCGGTGCTCGCGGAACTCGCGGCGGCGGTGCGCCCCGGCACCCTTCTGGTGAGCAACACCTCGGGGGTGCCCATCGAGGAGATGGCCGACGCCGTCCCGCACCCCGAGGACCTCGTCGGGGTGCACTTCATGAACCCGGCGTACCTGATCCGGACGGTGGAGGTGATCCTCGGCCCGCGCAGCGGCGCCGGCGCGGCCACGGCCGTCCGGGAACTGCTCGCCGGGCTGGGGCGCGAGGGCATCGTCGTGGGCGACGGGCCGGGCTTCGTCACCAGCCGCCTGCTGCACCGGATGCTCAACGACGCGATCGAGGTGGTGCGCGAGGGGCGGGCCGCGCCGGAGACGGTGGACGCCCTGATGCGCCACTGCATCGGCCACCGCACCGGCCCGCTGGCCACCGCGGACCTGATCGGCCTGGACAACCTCGCCGACTCGCTCCGGGTGCTGCACGAGAGGACCGGCGACGAGGCCTTCCGCCCGAGCGAACTGCTGCTGGACAAGGTCCGGCGGGGCGAGCTCGGCCGCAAGAGCGGCCGGGGATTCTACGAATACGAGGAGATCACGCCATGACCAAGACCTCCGACCAGGCGGGCTCCGCCACCGGGACGGGACCGGACGCGGCCGGCGGCGACATCGCCGACGAGCTGCTCGGCTTCCTCGCCGCCCGCACGAGGACGACGTGGGAGCGCGACCAGGACCTGTTCGCCGTCGGCGGGATGTCGTCGCTGTTCGCCATGCAGCTCGTCGTGCACCTGGAGAAGACCTACGGCGTCACCATCAGCGGCGCCGACCTGATGCTCGACAACTTCCGCACGGTGGACGCCATGGTCCGGCTCGTCCACAAGCTGGGCGGGGCGCGGGCCGCCGCCTCGGCCGGGACCACGGCCGGTGAGTGAGACGACGGCCGGCGGGACGGACCTGTGGCCCGAGGAGCTGTTCACCGAACTGGTCGGGGACCGGGCCGCGGAGTGGGACCGTACGGGCCGGATACCGCTCGACACCCTCCGGGGCCTCGGCGCCAAGGGCCTGCTGTGCGCCCAGGCGCCGGCGGCCCACGGCGGCCTGGCCTTCTCCAGCAGGCGCAACGGTGAACTCACCGCCCACGTGGGCACGCTGTGCAGCTCCCTGCGCAGCGTGATGACCTCGCAGGGCATGGCCGCCTGGACGCTGCGCCGGCTGGCCGGCCCCGGGCAGCAGGCGGCGCTCGTCCCCCGGCTCACCGGCGGGGAACTGGCCGCCGTCGCCTTCAGCGAGGCCGGAGCGGGCAGCGACCTGTCCGCCCTGCGGACGCGCATCACCCGCGACGGCGACGAGGTCGTCGTCGACGGTGCCAAGGTGTGGACCACCAACGCCGCGTACGCGGACCTGCTCGTGGTCTTCGGCCGCACGGACGACGGCGCGGGCGCCGTGGTGGTCCCGGCGTCGGCCCCCGGCGTGCGCGTGGAGCGGATCGACGACCCGCTCGGCTGCCGCGCGGCCGGCCACGCCGACATCCGCCTGGACGGGGTCCGGCTGCCCGCCGACGCCCTGCTCCAGGGGGTGGACCGCACCCCGGCCCTGCTCGTCACCACGGCGCTCGGCTACGGGCGGATGTCCGTGGCCTGGGGCTGTACGGGCATCCTGCGCGGCTGCCTGACCGCCGCCGTCCGGCACGCGAAGGCGCGCGAGCAGTTCGGCGTCCGGCTGGCCGAGCACCAGCTCGTGGCCCGGCACCTCGCCGAGCTGTTCGTCGCCGAGCAGAGCGCCCGCCGGGCGTGCGAGCACGCCAGCGACCTGTGGGACGAGGGCAGCCCGGACATGGTGACCGCCGCCGTCCTCGCCAAGCACGTCGCCGCCACCGGCGCCGCGCGCGGCGCGGCCAGGGCGGTGCAGGTGCTGGCCTCCGCGGGCTCCCGCGACGGCCACACGGTGGCGCGGGCGCTCCGCGACGCCAAGCTCATGGAGATCATCGAGGGCAGCAGCGAGATCTGCGAACTGATGCTGTCCCAGCACGCGTTGGCGACCGCGGGATGACGCCCGGCCGCGCCCCGTCGCGGCCGCACGACGAGGAGGGAACGACTGTGCACCGGGAGAACCCCGCCCCGACCACGGTGAAGTGCCTGGTATGGGATCTCGACAACACCCTCTGGCAGGGCACCCTGCTGGAGGACGGCGAGGTGCGGCTGCGGCCGGGCCTGCGCGAGACGGTCGTCGAGCTGGACTCGCGCGGCATCCTCAACTCCGTGGCCAGCAAGAACGACCACGACCACGCCTGGGCGCGGCTGGAGGAGCTGGGCCTCGCCGAGTACTTCGTGCTGCCCAGGATCGGCTGGGGGCCGAAGTCGAAGTCGGTCCGGGCGATCGCCGAGGAGCTGAACTTCGCGCCCGGCACCATCGCCTTCATCGACGACCAGCCCTTCGAGCGCGCCGAGGTCCTCCACTCGCTGCCGGAGGTCCGCGCCTACCCCGCCGAGCAGGCCGCGGAGCTGACCTCGCTGCCGGAGTTCAGCCCGGCCACGGTCACGGTCGACTCGCGCCGCCGCCGCGCGATGTACCAGGCGTCGTTCCGGCGGGACGCCGAGCGCGCCGGGTTCGACGGGCCGGACGCGGACTTCCTGCGCTCGCTGGACATCCGGATGCGGATCACCCGCGCCACCCCGGCGGAGCTCTCCCGGGTCGAGGAACTCACCCTGCGCACCAGCCAGATGAACGCGACGGGCGTGCACTACTCCGAGGCCGACCTGCTCGCCCTGATCGACGACCCGGACCACGAGGTGCTGGTCACCACGGTCACCGACCGCTTCGGCCCGTACGGCGCGGTCGGCGTCGTCCTCGTCCACCGCTCCCCCGTCAGCTGGCGGATCAAGCTGCTCGCCACCTCCTGCCGGGTGGTGTCGCTGGGCGCCGGCACCGCGCTCCTGCGCTGGCTGACCGACCAGGCGCACCGGGCGGGCGTGCACCTGACCGCCGACTTCCGGCCCACCGAGCGCAACCGGATGATGGAAGTGGCGTACCGCTTCGCCGGGTTCACCGGCGCCGGGGAGGACCCCTGCCCGTGCCTGCCGGGCCCGGACCCCGCCGGCGCGGACGCCCGGCCGGACGGCTCCGGGTCCCCGGTCGGCAGGCTGCACCTGGTGCCGTCCGCCCAGCCCGCCCCCGACACCCTCCGCCTGGAGGCCCCCGACCTTTCCGAGAGGACCCGATGATCATCACCGCGTGCCGCGTCTGCGCCAACCACGAACTGCTCCCCGTACTGGACCTGGGGGAGCAGGCGCTCACCGGGGTGTTCCCGGCCACCCGCGACGAGGCCGTCCCGTCGGTCCCCCTGGAGCTGGTCCGGTGCTCCCCCGCCGGGTGCGGCCTGGTGCAGCTGCGCCACACCCCGGACCCCGCCCTGATGTACGGGGAGGGCTACGGCTACCGCTCCGGCATCCGGCCGTTCATGATCAACCACCTGCACGGCAAGGTGGCGGCCCTCCGGGAGCTCGTCGCGCCCGGCCCCGGGGACCTGGTCCTCGACATCGGCAGCAACGACTCGACGCTGCTGCGCGGCTACCCCGCGGACGGCCCGCGCCTGGTCGGCATGGACCCGACCGGCGGGAAGTTCCGTGAGCTGTACCCGCCGCACGCCGAGCTCGTCGTCGACTACTTCTCGCGCGAGGCGTTCGTGGAGCGCTTCGGCTCCGCGCGCGCGAAGGTCGTCACGTCGATCGCGATGTTCTACGACCTGCCGGACCCGCTGCGCTTCATGCGGGACGTCCACGACGTCCTCGCCGACGACGGCGTCTGGATGCTGGAGCAGAGCTACATGCCGGCCATGCTGGAGGCCGACGCCTACGACGTGGTGTGCCACGAGCACCTGGAGTACTACGCCCTCCGGCAGATCGAGTGGATGGCGGAGCGGGCCGGCCTGACGGTGCTGAAGGCCGAGCTCACGGACGTCTACGGCGGCAGCCTCTGCGCGACCCTGGCCAGGAAGGGCTCCCCCTACCCGGTGGACGAGGCGGGCCTGGCCCGGATCCGGGCCCGCGAGGCGGCGGCGGGCCTCGACACCGCGGCGCCCTTCGACGCCTTCGCCCGGCGCGTGCGGGACCAGCGGGACGCCCTCGTCGGCTTCCTGGCCCGCTCCCGCGAGGCGGGCCTGCTGACCCTCGGGTACGGGGCCTCGACGAAGGGCAATGTGATCCTCCAGTACTGCGGGATCACCGAGCGGGACCTGCCGTGCATCGGCGAGGTCAGCGAGGAGAAGGCCGGCCGCTTCACCCCCGGCACGGGCATCCCCATCGTCTCCGAGGAGGAGGCGAAATCCTGGAAGCCGGACCAGTTGCTGGTGCTGCCGTGGATCTACCGCGACGGCTTCCTGGAGCGCGAGCGGGAGTTCCGGGACCGGGGCGGGAAGCTGGTGTTCCCGCTGCCGGGGCTGAGCGTGGTGTAAGGCGCGTACGGAAAGCGCGGGGCGGGCCGGATGTTCCCGGCCCGCCCCGCGCTCGTCCCACCGCTGTTCCCGCTCGTCCGGCCCGGCACGGAGGCCGGAGCCGGGGAGCGGGGGGGCTCACCCCGCCCAGGCCCCGGGCGCCGCCCCGCCACCGCCCACCGGCGGAAAGATCACGTCCAGCTCCGCCAGCTCCTCCTCGGAGAGCACGAGGTCGAGCGCCCGCACCGCGGAGTCGAGCTGCCCGACCGTCCGCGGCCCGATCACCGCCCCGCTCATCCCC from Streptomyces albireticuli carries:
- a CDS encoding class I SAM-dependent methyltransferase produces the protein MIITACRVCANHELLPVLDLGEQALTGVFPATRDEAVPSVPLELVRCSPAGCGLVQLRHTPDPALMYGEGYGYRSGIRPFMINHLHGKVAALRELVAPGPGDLVLDIGSNDSTLLRGYPADGPRLVGMDPTGGKFRELYPPHAELVVDYFSREAFVERFGSARAKVVTSIAMFYDLPDPLRFMRDVHDVLADDGVWMLEQSYMPAMLEADAYDVVCHEHLEYYALRQIEWMAERAGLTVLKAELTDVYGGSLCATLARKGSPYPVDEAGLARIRAREAAAGLDTAAPFDAFARRVRDQRDALVGFLARSREAGLLTLGYGASTKGNVILQYCGITERDLPCIGEVSEEKAGRFTPGTGIPIVSEEEAKSWKPDQLLVLPWIYRDGFLEREREFRDRGGKLVFPLPGLSVV
- a CDS encoding HAD-IIIC family phosphatase, with protein sequence MHRENPAPTTVKCLVWDLDNTLWQGTLLEDGEVRLRPGLRETVVELDSRGILNSVASKNDHDHAWARLEELGLAEYFVLPRIGWGPKSKSVRAIAEELNFAPGTIAFIDDQPFERAEVLHSLPEVRAYPAEQAAELTSLPEFSPATVTVDSRRRRAMYQASFRRDAERAGFDGPDADFLRSLDIRMRITRATPAELSRVEELTLRTSQMNATGVHYSEADLLALIDDPDHEVLVTTVTDRFGPYGAVGVVLVHRSPVSWRIKLLATSCRVVSLGAGTALLRWLTDQAHRAGVHLTADFRPTERNRMMEVAYRFAGFTGAGEDPCPCLPGPDPAGADARPDGSGSPVGRLHLVPSAQPAPDTLRLEAPDLSERTR
- a CDS encoding acyl carrier protein, translating into MTKTSDQAGSATGTGPDAAGGDIADELLGFLAARTRTTWERDQDLFAVGGMSSLFAMQLVVHLEKTYGVTISGADLMLDNFRTVDAMVRLVHKLGGARAAASAGTTAGE
- a CDS encoding 3-hydroxyacyl-CoA dehydrogenase family protein yields the protein MTDNNTDSTDNTAKDPLVVVGAGVMGTAIAALAVGHGHPVGLIDHSPEACATAPERIALHLRTARMMGALPAGGRLGELTTAETPDAAAGAAAVIEAVTEDPEEKAAVLAELAAAVRPGTLLVSNTSGVPIEEMADAVPHPEDLVGVHFMNPAYLIRTVEVILGPRSGAGAATAVRELLAGLGREGIVVGDGPGFVTSRLLHRMLNDAIEVVREGRAAPETVDALMRHCIGHRTGPLATADLIGLDNLADSLRVLHERTGDEAFRPSELLLDKVRRGELGRKSGRGFYEYEEITP
- a CDS encoding macrolide family glycosyltransferase, which gives rise to MAHIAFFILPVAGHVNPTLGVAEELVARGHRVTYALPEGIADRAVRVGADVVTYPLDKERFLAQMVPRQDADAYTDEGEFLRVLEWLLDMTRATLPLLEPHFAADRPDVIVNDPSSLWTGRLLADRWDIPVIRSTPTYAANEHWSLHPPVDSAEPPDDPELHELLARIGRLLEEEGAKGDLAAFTEVLHGGPALLYMPRSFQYAGDTFDDRHHFVGPCSPKAAFHGTWEPPLDGKPLVMVSLGTLYNERPEFFRTCVEAFRDEPWNIVLVLGGGLTPEQLGPVPGNVQVHDFVPHGDVLPHASLVVNHGGMSTAMDAFSHGVPVVAVPVMPEPRATARRITELGLGAMLLTSEVTAGTLRDTARRVLADPGVHDRLRAMGERIREAGGPAAAATAVEGLLPAGT
- a CDS encoding acyl-CoA dehydrogenase family protein, which translates into the protein MSETTAGGTDLWPEELFTELVGDRAAEWDRTGRIPLDTLRGLGAKGLLCAQAPAAHGGLAFSSRRNGELTAHVGTLCSSLRSVMTSQGMAAWTLRRLAGPGQQAALVPRLTGGELAAVAFSEAGAGSDLSALRTRITRDGDEVVVDGAKVWTTNAAYADLLVVFGRTDDGAGAVVVPASAPGVRVERIDDPLGCRAAGHADIRLDGVRLPADALLQGVDRTPALLVTTALGYGRMSVAWGCTGILRGCLTAAVRHAKAREQFGVRLAEHQLVARHLAELFVAEQSARRACEHASDLWDEGSPDMVTAAVLAKHVAATGAARGAARAVQVLASAGSRDGHTVARALRDAKLMEIIEGSSEICELMLSQHALATAG